A region of the Passer domesticus isolate bPasDom1 chromosome Z, bPasDom1.hap1, whole genome shotgun sequence genome:
TCTGCTGTCCTGCCATGAAAGGTCATTCACATCCTGCAAGCCAGAGGTGCAACCACTCCTTTGGTCACTGGCAAAAGAGGATGGAGCTGTTAATTCCTGTTTCTGGGCTGATCTACAGCATCTTGGGAAAAGATTGCATTGGGGCTGCATTCATCTTTCCTGGCATACCTAGTGTGAAGGGCGCTTTCAAAGACAGGGCTGGCCCTGTCTTACTGAGCCAACAGCCTCCAAGTTCCTGTCCTCTCTCCacattgttttgttgggtttgggatttgatTTTTCCCCTGGGTCTGAAGTGCTGACAAAGCACTGTCTATTGTATTTCCCTTGGCCTGTTGCATTGGTGTGGATACCGAGCAGTGTTTTAGACTGCACAGAGTTCAAGTCCTGCAGAGCATAGTGAATGACTACTCACTTCCTCCTGTGTTCCTCTGAGAGAGACACAGAAACAAGAATCCATCAGGTTGTGTAAGTGCGTACATTCATCTCCAGGCTGTTGTTTCCTCCTTTCAGCTACCTGCTGGACGAGGAACTCTGGCTGGTGATGGAATACATGGATGGAGGTTCTTTACATGATATCATAAGGGAGACTCGCATGGCAGAAGGAGAGATAGCAGCTGTCTCTCGGGAGGTAAGGGATGGCACTTGTGCTTCCCATGGCTTGGTCGGGATGGTCCTTCCAAATGGGTGataaggagaggagaggagagatttcATCTTCCAAGCCTTTCTCTTATGTCCTTGGCAGTAGAAAGAGCATCTGAagtgcctgccagtgtccctgcccttcttcTAGTGTGTTTGTCTTTGCCTTTCTAAACACTTGCCTGaagcctgtgtgtgctgcattcCTTCCCTGTAAGGGCAAAGGCACTGGTGGTGCAAAGTGAAGCAAGGGGCAAAGACAAAGAGATACTCACAGGAGtctcccagagctcagcctcaaAGGAGAGCCTTGCACCCAAAGTGGTGTTTGCAAAAGCATCCACTGCTGTCTGCCTGGagagagcacagccactgcagcagggctccttcagcctgtgtttgcagggcactggccagaggaacaattgccctttctctttcagaagCAAACACACCCTCACTTAGAAAGGCACTGCTGTTCTCGTGGTGGAGCAGCAGGCTCTTGCCCttgccagcagcctgtcctgccatGGCTCACCATCTCCCAGGAAGTCAGTGTTGCAGATGTGCCACTTTGCTGCCTGTGGGATGAAGTCCACTTAGGCtcgtgtttctttttcctctctcagtgcctgcaaggcctggaTTTCCTGCACTCCAATCAAGTGATCCACCGAGATATCAAAAGCCACAACATTCTCCTGGGCTTGGATGGATCAGTCAAGTTGGGTGGGTGTTGCTGGCCAGGCTCAGCCGTGGCAGGCTGCggtgtggggctgcctttgggtggctccagttccctgcagtgggacctgtgacagtgcaggctgccctgctgcaagcacagagcacagccacaaggTGCAGGGAGGTGTTACTGGGAAGAAGGGGTCAGGGGTGGCTTTGGGttgtgtgtgtcccttcccaagCAAGGCAGTTACAGTCTAATAGCTTCAGGGGACTAAAATCCACTGCCTGAAACTGGGGGCTTTTGCTAAGTGGCCAATTCCGCATTTCCTCGGCTGCAGGCTCGAGGAATGGCCCCTTTACAGCTGGGTTCCACACTGCCTTCTTGGACATTGGTACAGtggggatttcttttgtttgctttcctaagTCACGCTGGCTTGATCAGAGTGGTTTTTCCTcttcagctgattttggccttgCTGCTCAGCTTACTGCTGAGCAGAACAAACGGAGATCAGCTGTTGGGACTACTTACTGGATGGCGCCAGAAATTTTCACCAGGAAGCCCtacggccccaaagtggacatctgGTCCTTTGGCATCGTGGGGATCGAGATGGTGGAAGGAGCGCCTCCGTACCTGATGAAAACCTCCCGCACGGtacgctgcagctgctctcagacacTGCTGTCACCCTAACAAAATCTGCTCCCCTTCTTCTGCCTGGGAAGCTTGCCAACACCTGAAAATGATAGGTTCCAGGCTGCACAGTCTCTCGTGCTTCTTGGCCAGATCATCCCCTTGCCATTTTTGTGCATGAACGGGACCTAAAAATCAGGATGCCTTTTGCTTGGCAGAAGCTTCGCCTCCATATATATGGTATATTCCTTGGAAATAGAAGAGTTAGATGAAAGTCAGTCTTCCATATCACTTGTAGAGGCTGTGTGAAGGAAAGTGTGCTTTTGCTGAGGGAGTTGCTGCTGATTCCATCATCCAGTGAAATCAGGGGTCAAGGCAAGAGCCTTTGCATACTGGATTGGCTATGGCTGCCTCTGGCTTCGGGTAGTTTTAGTAGGGGTAGGAAAGGTATCTGCCACCCTGTGGCAGGGAGTAAAGTGCCACTGGAGAGTGGAGCTTGTCCAGtgagctctgtgtgagcagttTGGGGTGCGAAGCAGACAGGTAGAGTGTggcatttccttcttctctaggtTCAACAGCTGATAAGCACCGGGGCCCCCCTGAAGCTGcagaagcccaggcagcagtcgGCGTGGCTGCGAGActttctgcactgctgcctggagagggacGAGGACAGGCGCTGGTCTGCCcaggaacttctgcaggtaaAAGGCAAAGCGGCGGCAGGTCCTGGATGTGGAGAGAGAGGTGCACAGAATGCCCTCCTTTCAGTATCTTTCTGGTAGCCAGAGAAAGCCTGCTTCAGGCTGTGAGGAAAGTAGAAGttcattgcttctttttctctttgggcaGCATCCGTTTGTAACATCAGCCAAGCCAGCCTCCTCCCTGACGCCTCTGATCATGGCCACGCAGCAGTTCATGGCTGACAGGAGATTCTAGCCCTGGAGCAGGCAACAAAGCTGTTTGTAGTTTGTAGTTTGTAGTTTGTTATGAGTGATAGTCAGAATAAATACTATAATAAATAAACCTTTCGCTGTGTTGGAAGCTTCCCTTTGTTCTCACCCTGTGAATAAGCTCTAAATTTGCTTCTGAATGGTCAGGTGTTTCTGCTGTGTGGGAAGACCCATGGATGGGGTTTGTGGCACGGTTTGTGAGCAAAGATCTTCTTCCTTCCTCGCCTCCAGGCCACAGCCTCTTGTGGAGATACAGGCTTGCAGCTGTGActagaggagcagagcagggcagaatggagcagagcagtggtgtcactgctggggatgctgctgtgcctgtggttgTGTTGCAGCTCTTGGGAAAGGTTGGGAGCGTCTGtgttgctgtgggcagagggggagAGAGCTGGGCTTCTCCACAGGCTCAGGCGCAGGTGAGTGTCCAGTGGGAAGGCAAGTTCTGCCACAGGAACTGATGCCAACACAAGGGAGTACTACACATACTTGCCTTGGTGGAGTAATTTCATGCTTTGCTCCAAGGAGCTGGCATGAAGTCTGAAAATTTGCTGAATGTGGTAAAAAGATACAGCTTTGGCAATTTGAACAAAAATAGGGTGTttatttaaagggaaaaaacaaaaggggaggtaaggaaaaagaagaaggaaaagaaagaaaaaaggataaagTCCCAGGCCCAAGGATTGAGGAAATCTCTAGCCGAACTGGCGTCTGGCCCCAAGGCCAGAACCCAAGGGCATTGCAGTGAATGCACTTAGTCTGCCCTCAAATCTGGAAAAAGGTCTCTAAAAAGAGATATTGACTGAAATCTGCAGTGTGGGGTCCCCTGCTGTAGCTAAGTCACAGTCCCAGGAACAGTAAAAGACAGCAAAGACAGCtcttcaggccaggctgcccctTTGATGTTCTCGCTCCCCTCAGTCTGTACTTGCAGTTCTGCCCCCATAGTCTCAGGTGATTGGTGCTAGTAGATGATGAGGTAAGATCTTCTTTCCCAGAGTGTGCTGTCACTGGGGCGGGATGATATCTCCCAGGTTTTTGATGGGAAGCTCTCTCATTAGTATGCACAGTTGCTGTGGCATCAAGTTACCAGTTCAACCTGGAGTGGGTTAGAAATTGTCTGTAAAATGCTGCATGCTGTTGGTGAGAGGAAACTGCACTGGGACCTTTGAAAGTATAAGGCTACTAAAAAGAGATAATTAAATTTACAAATAATGTAATTAGGTTAAGAACAaaggattataaaaataatatagttCTTATTTTGCTGCCTATTTTAACAGGACTGTTAAACATTCAGTTGGGATCTACTGAATAGCTAGTATAACTTGATAatgattttatattatttacttcATTAATTTGAACACTTTTATTTGATCAAACTAGTAACTTTAAACAGTTATAAATGCAAAAGCTAATTAACAGTTACAAATATAAACCAGTCACAAATGCAAAAGCCATGTAAGGGATTTTATAAATGACAGttcctccctctttctcttATGTTAGTCGTTGGCTTTTGCATTTACATAAATGTAAAAGTTCTTTGTTGATAGTGtttaattgtttaaaattaatctaaACTTGCTGGGCCTTTTTACCCGTTTTCCTATCGCTTTTGATTGGATTGAGATTTATGATTTTCTTGACAGTAGGCATAGAATGTTGGCTCGTTTGAAGATTTTGACTAGCGAACATGCTTTGTACTACTGAGGTAATTAGATGAATGAAACATGGGATTAAgcaggggagaaagagaaggctaACTAAGGAAACTCCAAAAATAATTAAGGCTTTCTTCCACCACTCCCCAGAGAACATGTTTTTCCACTATTCAGGTGTAGTGAGGGAAAACCGGACTGGAACATGTGTAAGCTTTCTgatgttttgggaattttagTAATAGTTTCACCATGGTCATCAATATGCAGACAACAGTCTGAAGTGTTCAAATGGCCACATATTCCACCCTCTTTGGCTAATAAATAATCTAGGGCTAAAGAGTTTTGATATAcagctgttttcatttgcttctgtTGGGCGTTGAAAAAATCAATTGCACTCTTGGCCTGATTAGATATGACTTGAATCAGGGCTTGTAGTCTAACAATGCGATTTAGCATGTAAATGGGAGTTTGATAGCCCCAGCTCCCATCCTGAGCCCAAGTGGCAGGTCCGTAAGTTTCTAAAATTCTCTCTGGTGGCCACTCTTCCTCGCCCCATTGTTACATTCCCcctatttcatatttttttgtttctttaatttATCATCATGGGGAACTCCGAGTTggtttccagctgcttctgataGTAGAAAGGGGCTAGGTCGTATTGCTCCTAATGTACAATTGCCACACCAGTGAGAAGGGAGTTTAGAATATGCTCTTTGCCCACAATTCCAGTATAAACCGTGGGGGGCCTCCCAAAAATGTGAAGGAGTGATAAAAGTGGAGGTCCAATACTTAGAAACTTGGGGTAATACTGAATAAAGGCTGACTTTTAGGATCCCAGCACTGATAAAGTTGTTCATTGGGATGTAATATGCAGTTcttgtttctgattttcttctttgaccAAAAGGTATCTGGTTCGTTCAGTATCCACCACGTCTTGTGATCCTCAGTTAGTAAATATCTTTTACAGGTAGTTTCTACAACTTCCTCAGTgtacctttttccttttctccagatacATTCTTCTCCAAGAACTGTGTCCCTCAATAGCCAATTGTCTTGATCTCTTGGAGTTTGGGAGGGGAAATAATTTAGTTTAAGTAATTTGAGGGGTCCAATACTGACTCCTTGCTGAGGCCAGGCTTCTGATTTGAAGGTGCCTCCACAAACCCAACAATTggttatattttgatttttactaatttgttctgctaaaacaataaataagtTTTTATTGGTAGCTAGTGGATTGTCCTCTTTTTGTTTCTCCCTTTCAGTTATTAGAACTTCTCGAACCAAATCAACTTCataagcttttttcttttttaaaaaaaatcttccttttagGCTATATAATTAAAATTGAAACATAGCCAATTATCTTGATCAGGACATTCTCCATTCcttttctggtttgcatttccaATATTTCTACCAATCCACTGTTTTTTGCCTGATTGTCAGCATGTATTCAGTGTCATCATATTATAACAAAAGGGATTTACATAAGTATGTGCCTGGAATGAGTGTTTTATGAGGTAGGAGTTTCCTTTGGTCAGGTACACTGTATGTTAGCATTGGTGGCAGCAGACGCAGGCTCTGACAAGGGGGATCTACAGGATCCAGAGGGAGAGTATGAGGAGTAGGGCgcaccttcccttccctcgCTCAGGGGTCAGTGGGAAGATTGAAGTGCCGTGGTACTCTCTGATAGGTGGTGCAGACCTTTCAACCTCTCTGGTTTTTCTCCTGGGTTCGAACCCCTTGGTTGTCATGGGAGTGTACCTGGATGCAGGAAGGGATCTAAATGCAGGAAAGTCCTACCTGGAACTGGCCTTGGTTCTATTCATGTTGTTTCTCCCaaggaaattaataaaaaaaaaaaaaaagacgtAGTTATTGAGAGGAAAGGTCATTTCTCAGGGAAATGATACTCTTCACTGGTGGAGAAATGGAATTGAAAATTTGTAATAACTTGTTAAATAGTAACTACAACATCCATTAGATTCTCTTCTGTAAAACAGTGAGAGAATAACAATTGATATAATAATTTCAGGGATAACACTGGGGAGGACTGTTGTAGAGAGTAGTTCATGGAGGTTTCTCGTTATCTTGTGGTGGTGTTACTGGACCTTTTACTTGGCTGACGGAAGTGCAccctttttcctgtgtttgGATGGCTGTCTCTGTGGTCAATTGAACTTGGAATGGACCTTCCCCCGATGGAGTCAGGGATTGTTCCTTCCAGCATTTAATAAGTACCTACTCTCCGGGGCAGATCTTATGTAAATAGAAGTCTAAAGGAACGTTCTGGGGTACAAGACCTCTCTGCATTAAGTCTTTTAGATTCTGGGCAATCATTTGAATATACCTTTGCACATTTCTATTTCCTCACTCTTTGGCAGTTACTTGATGCGGGGTGGCTAAATAGGGAAGCCTGTATAACATTTCACATGGGGAACAACCTAAGTCAGCTCTGGGTTGGCTCTGGATTCTGAGAAGGGCAAGGGGTAGGCACTTTATCCAAGTCCACTTCATTTCTAACATCAGTTTGGTCCGGGTTGTTCTAATAGTCTGATTCATGCGTTCTACCCTTCCCGAACTTTGAGGGTGCCAGGGGTATGTAATTTCCAAGTTATTTCAAATTGTTGAGCCAATTGTTGCAATACTAATGATGTAAAATGGGTACTTTGGTCTGAATCAATGTTATTTATAATTCCATATCTTGGGACTGTCTATTCTAGGATTACCTTACTTACTGTTTGAGCAGTGGCATTAACAGTTGGAAATGCTTCAACCCCATTGGTAAGGTGATCTACAATCACTAAGAAATACTTCCATCTTTGGGCATGGGgcatttctgtgaaatcaaTTTGAATACTTTGGAAGGGTCTAATTGCAATTTCAATTCTTCCAGGTCTCGTTCTCCTCATTAATTTTCTGttgactttttggcaaattatccAACCTATGGTAATTTGATTAGCTAATTCATCAATTCCCCGACAtccaaaattttgaagaaagTGACCTGCTAAAGCTTTAGATCCCCAGTGCGTGGATTGGTGGAAGTTCTGTAAAATTTCTCGAGTGAGCTCTTTATTTAACATTTGGTGGCCATCAGGAAGATGCCACCGTCCCTCGGAATCTTCCTTTCCACCTAGTGATAtgagtttctgtttttcatcGTCTTTAAAAATAGGGATAGGAAGGGTGTTGTCTGGTGTACTCTCGGGTGTGTCTCTTGGATAAAATCTGTATACCTTTACTTCCCCCTCAAAAGCAGCCTCCTTTGCAGCATGGTCTGCTAGGATGTTTCCTCTAGTTTCTCCAGAGATCCTTTTTGTTGACCTGGAACACGTACCATTGCAATTTCTTTCAGTAACTTAAGTGCCtctaatttttaatataagttCTTTGTGTAAAACGTCTTTGCCCTTAGATGTGGGAAACCCTCTTTCAGCCCAGCTTTTCCCGAATGTGTGGACTACTCCATATGCATATTTAGAGTCTGTATAAATGGTTCCAATACCTCCATCTAGTCTGTGCAATGCTTTTTCCAAAGCATCTGATTCACATACCTGGGTAGACCAGGAAGGTGGTAGTTTTCCTTTCTGTCATGtacagttcttttccatctcTGG
Encoded here:
- the LOC135290249 gene encoding serine/threonine-protein kinase PAK 3-like, yielding MGGASLPGTFVTQIHFLSQSSIESVLAPARAAAEGSGEGSSAQAGSSSTSSSCTWSTTSSSGSREQQRERTEDKCLAMLKMLVSEGDPEAKYTELETIGKGGFGTVCMAVETATGEEVAIKKISLLQESSRELCLNEIQVMRGSKNANLVNYVDSYLLDEELWLVMEYMDGGSLHDIIRETRMAEGEIAAVSRECLQGLDFLHSNQVIHRDIKSHNILLGLDGSVKLADFGLAAQLTAEQNKRRSAVGTTYWMAPEIFTRKPYGPKVDIWSFGIVGIEMVEGAPPYLMKTSRTVQQLISTGAPLKLQKPRQQSAWLRDFLHCCLERDEDRRWSAQELLQHPFVTSAKPASSLTPLIMATQQFMADRRF